The window TCCGTCAGCACGTCGATGGCGTCGACGGGACAGGCGCGGGCGGCCTGTTTCGCGTCCGCGAGTCGGTCGTCCGCGAACGAAACGAGGAGTTCGTCGCTCCCATCGGCTCCGCCGGTGGCAACGTCGCCTCCGTCGCCCCCTTCCCGTCCGCCGCCGGTCGCCAGGCGGTCCGACGTCTCGACGGTCGCCAACCCGTCCGACGCCTCGACGAACCGATCGTCGCGCACGAGGCAGGCGAAGACGCCCTCGCACGCCTCGCGGTCGAGGCGAACTCGGTACTCAGTAGTCATACTTGGACTCGTAGCCGCGGGGGGTCACCATCCGGTCGTCCCAGACGTACGTCTCCTCGTTGCCGACGAGGATGGTCGTCGTCATGTCGACGAGGTCGGTCTCGCCGAGTTCTTCTAACTCCCCGAGCTCGACGATGTCGACTTCCTCGTCGTCGCGACCCGCGCCGTGGACGATCCCGACCGGCGTGTCCGGCTCGCGGTGCTCTAAGAGGATCTCACAGCACTTCCGGAAGTTCTCCCGGCGCTTGCGGCTCCAGGGGTTGTAGATCGCGATGGTGAACCCCTCCTTCGCGGCCGCGTGGAGCCGCGACTCGATGGTCGGCATCGACGTCAGGTGGTCCGACAGCGAGATGCTGACGGTGTCGTTCACGAGCGGCGCGCCCAGCCGCGCCCCGCAGGACTGGGCGGCCGGGACGCCGGGGACGACCTCGAAGTCGACCATACTCGCGGTCGCGCCCTTCGATTCGAGGATCTCAAGCGCCAGACCGGCCAGCGCGTAGACGTTCGGATCGCCGCTGCCG is drawn from Halobellus limi and contains these coding sequences:
- a CDS encoding ferredoxin; this translates as MTTEYRVRLDREACEGVFACLVRDDRFVEASDGLATVETSDRLATGGGREGGDGGDVATGGADGSDELLVSFADDRLADAKQAARACPVDAIDVLTEGDDE